One window from the genome of Gimesia aquarii encodes:
- a CDS encoding serine/threonine protein kinase: MAETTETTESENVVDEYELVNLIADGTTTQVWEVKEQGGTTSFAMKRLLPEPMKKPEVVATMKLEAKVAGSLDHPNLIFLHKFVKSKKHIYLLMDYFRAPNLRSQMSSDQLGVQTRLRKLIESTAMALGHMHEKGWVHKDIKPENILISKSSEVKVIDFGLAVPVAKGIGKLFGKPKTVQGTRSYIAPETIKKLPLGPEADVYSLGITIFEILTGKTPFHGENPKEVLLKHISERPVPPSSINPNVSPEFDEFVLKMLAKKPADRFQSMDEIVSSMRNMKLFKTEISEVIAQEKAQADKEEKESMKEKRLDSRADARLSELVKEDPKLAEQLIAERKANAKPKQKPEPPKKEKKPQQQPPPPQPMPGGYPPQYQQPMYPPQPMPGYQMPPQPMPGQPMPGQPVMHPPQQQGQPLPPGAYPPPGYPQQPQQPYPQLQPPQPGMPPQQAPVAPAPTQQAPQPQPQQPPAAQQPPAQQPQETAESKKKTKNDDDLPFMDELPDVI, from the coding sequence ATGGCAGAAACAACGGAAACAACAGAATCAGAAAATGTCGTCGATGAATATGAATTGGTCAATCTCATTGCCGATGGCACCACTACGCAAGTCTGGGAAGTAAAAGAACAGGGCGGAACGACCAGTTTTGCTATGAAACGACTCCTCCCAGAGCCTATGAAAAAACCGGAAGTCGTTGCCACGATGAAACTCGAGGCAAAAGTGGCTGGATCCCTGGATCATCCCAATCTGATCTTTCTTCATAAATTTGTGAAATCCAAAAAGCATATTTATTTGCTGATGGATTATTTTCGCGCGCCCAATCTGCGTTCTCAAATGTCCTCTGACCAACTCGGAGTCCAGACACGTCTGCGGAAGTTGATAGAATCAACAGCGATGGCACTCGGACACATGCACGAAAAAGGTTGGGTACACAAAGATATCAAACCGGAAAATATTCTGATCAGTAAAAGTTCGGAAGTCAAAGTCATCGATTTTGGCCTCGCCGTACCCGTTGCCAAAGGGATTGGTAAGCTGTTTGGAAAACCCAAAACCGTTCAGGGCACACGCTCTTACATAGCACCAGAAACAATTAAGAAACTCCCACTCGGTCCGGAAGCAGACGTTTATAGCCTGGGAATCACGATTTTCGAAATCCTCACTGGAAAAACTCCCTTTCATGGTGAAAATCCTAAAGAAGTTCTTCTAAAACATATTTCAGAACGCCCTGTACCTCCTTCGAGCATTAATCCGAATGTCTCACCCGAATTTGATGAATTCGTACTGAAGATGCTGGCTAAGAAACCTGCAGACCGATTTCAATCGATGGATGAAATCGTTTCTTCCATGAGGAATATGAAATTATTCAAAACAGAAATTTCAGAAGTCATCGCTCAGGAAAAAGCGCAAGCAGATAAAGAAGAAAAGGAATCGATGAAAGAAAAGCGACTGGACAGTCGCGCGGATGCCCGCTTATCAGAACTGGTTAAAGAAGATCCCAAACTGGCTGAGCAATTAATAGCCGAACGTAAAGCTAACGCCAAGCCGAAACAAAAGCCAGAACCTCCCAAAAAAGAAAAGAAACCCCAGCAACAACCGCCACCACCTCAGCCAATGCCGGGTGGATACCCGCCACAGTATCAGCAACCAATGTATCCACCCCAACCAATGCCCGGGTATCAGATGCCGCCGCAACCCATGCCGGGACAACCAATGCCAGGGCAACCTGTGATGCACCCACCACAGCAACAAGGACAACCTCTGCCTCCTGGAGCTTATCCTCCACCAGGTTATCCGCAGCAACCACAACAACCCTATCCTCAACTTCAACCACCACAACCTGGCATGCCACCACAGCAGGCTCCTGTCGCGCCGGCACCAACACAGCAGGCACCGCAGCCGCAACCACAGCAACCCCCGGCAGCGCAACAACCACCGGCTCAGCAACCTCAGGAGACCGCCGAGAGCAAGAAAAAAACCAAGAACGATGACGATCTTCCTTTTATGGATGAATTGCCAGACGTGATCTAA
- a CDS encoding acetyl-CoA carboxylase carboxyltransferase subunit alpha: MSVINQLPFERPIYDLEEQLKKIEQEPDPTPNTKDAIRNMRLEITRMKREIFANLDAWDTCKVARHPERPQTLDYLELVFDEFVELHGDRAMGDDRAILTGFAKLDGQKVMFVGQQKGRTLKERTECFYGCAHPEGYRKALSKMKMAEKFGIPIICLIDTPGAYPGIKAEEHGQAYNIAVNLREMSLLKTPIICVVIGEGGSGGALGIGIGDRIAVLQYAYYSVITAEGCAGILWKDVKFAKEAANALKFTSQNLLEMGVIDEVIPEPLGGAHRDHRQMATALKVSLAANLKELKELPSDQLVDLRYEKFRKIGMFNETGETE, encoded by the coding sequence ATGTCTGTCATTAATCAGCTTCCATTCGAACGTCCCATTTACGATCTGGAAGAACAGCTCAAAAAAATCGAACAGGAACCGGATCCTACCCCCAACACCAAAGATGCCATCCGCAATATGCGTCTGGAAATCACACGCATGAAACGCGAGATCTTCGCGAATCTCGATGCTTGGGATACCTGCAAAGTTGCCCGCCATCCTGAGCGCCCCCAAACTCTGGATTACCTCGAATTAGTCTTTGATGAATTCGTAGAATTACACGGCGATAGAGCCATGGGCGATGACCGCGCTATCCTGACCGGTTTTGCCAAACTCGACGGGCAAAAAGTCATGTTCGTCGGTCAACAAAAAGGTCGCACTTTAAAAGAACGTACCGAATGCTTTTATGGCTGTGCTCATCCGGAAGGCTATCGTAAGGCGCTTTCCAAAATGAAGATGGCGGAAAAGTTTGGCATTCCCATCATCTGCCTGATCGATACTCCGGGCGCGTATCCGGGTATCAAAGCGGAAGAACACGGACAAGCCTACAACATCGCAGTCAATCTCAGAGAAATGTCGCTTCTGAAAACCCCCATCATCTGTGTTGTGATTGGCGAAGGTGGCTCTGGAGGTGCATTGGGGATCGGCATCGGAGATCGTATTGCTGTCTTGCAATACGCGTATTACTCCGTGATTACTGCTGAAGGTTGTGCAGGTATCTTGTGGAAAGATGTCAAATTCGCCAAGGAAGCCGCCAACGCATTGAAGTTCACCAGTCAGAACTTGTTGGAAATGGGAGTCATCGATGAAGTGATCCCGGAACCACTGGGGGGAGCACATCGCGATCATCGTCAAATGGCAACTGCTTTGAAGGTTTCATTAGCAGCCAATCTGAAGGAGTTGAAGGAGCTACCCAGCGACCAATTAGTCGATCTCCGGTACGAGAAATTTCGTAAGATCGGCATGTTCAACGAAACAGGGGAAACCGAGTAA
- a CDS encoding CvpA family protein: MWFDLLIAGILLYAIWKGASKGVVWQLAAIAALVLCFAFAESLSLQLAPMINVKPPLNRWIAMLVIYIVFSFISFTVARSLKSTLDALKFQEFDRHLGALLGLAKGIIFSLFLTFFVITISESARATVLTSHSGYAAAVILDELAPVMPAGFHDVLDSYLAELNHPDVPVRDRNPDEELFGDDRKHQGEQNPFPPGSNDLPNPFFRGSEGDGSKVRTTNQEPSLKEILKSIPVYLREELEDKIIEAFNSTAPEDREEFARQLTSRIPGVLRGVAENWQNGQPDESTTSGSPLFDANRNQEEKLAPERAVLLRDIAAIYSDYPEAQNSLIEEFEESLSGLPDQVVMAVLRDWRADVLLTGGDPDSKTDVTTPLDVRVLRQLELQQVSLDSLSSTLQSRLKNIQRR; the protein is encoded by the coding sequence ATGTGGTTTGATTTACTGATTGCTGGAATTCTGCTTTACGCCATCTGGAAGGGGGCTTCCAAAGGAGTGGTCTGGCAATTGGCAGCGATTGCTGCTTTGGTTCTTTGTTTTGCTTTTGCAGAATCGCTTTCTTTACAATTGGCTCCCATGATTAATGTGAAACCGCCATTGAATCGCTGGATCGCGATGTTAGTGATCTATATTGTATTCTCATTTATTTCGTTTACAGTGGCGCGAAGTTTAAAATCAACTCTTGATGCATTAAAGTTCCAGGAGTTTGATCGTCATCTGGGAGCGCTTTTGGGTCTAGCAAAAGGCATCATCTTCTCATTGTTTCTGACTTTTTTCGTAATCACGATTTCCGAATCAGCCCGTGCCACTGTTTTGACTTCTCACAGTGGTTATGCAGCTGCGGTTATCTTAGACGAGCTGGCTCCTGTCATGCCGGCAGGGTTTCATGATGTTCTTGATTCGTATCTGGCCGAATTAAATCATCCCGACGTTCCCGTTCGTGACCGTAATCCCGATGAAGAACTGTTCGGCGACGATCGTAAGCATCAGGGCGAACAAAACCCGTTTCCACCTGGTTCAAACGATCTTCCTAATCCGTTCTTTCGCGGATCGGAAGGAGATGGCTCTAAAGTTCGAACTACGAATCAGGAACCCTCATTAAAAGAGATTCTCAAGAGCATTCCCGTCTATTTACGCGAAGAGCTGGAAGATAAGATCATTGAAGCCTTCAATTCAACTGCCCCTGAGGACCGTGAGGAGTTTGCCAGGCAGCTCACGTCCCGGATCCCCGGTGTGTTGAGAGGGGTTGCTGAAAACTGGCAAAATGGCCAACCAGATGAATCAACCACATCAGGTAGCCCTTTGTTTGACGCAAATAGAAATCAAGAAGAGAAATTGGCTCCTGAGCGGGCAGTGTTATTGCGGGATATTGCTGCGATCTATTCTGACTATCCTGAGGCACAGAATTCACTCATCGAGGAGTTTGAAGAAAGCCTCTCAGGCTTGCCAGATCAGGTCGTAATGGCAGTCTTAAGAGACTGGCGAGCAGATGTGCTATTGACTGGGGGAGACCCCGATTCCAAGACAGATGTAACCACGCCTTTAGACGTGCGAGTTTTGCGTCAATTAGAGCTACAGCAGGTCTCACTGGATTCACTTAGTTCAACACTGCAGAGCCGGTTAAAAAACATTCAAAGACGCTAG
- the dtd gene encoding D-aminoacyl-tRNA deacylase, with product MRAVVQRVSRASVTVNNEITGQIEQGFLVLLGVEQDDTQDDVIYLAQKTVGLRVFEDDAGKMNLALSDVNAKMLVVSQFTLLGDCRKGRRPSFVNAARPEQADELYQSFVAEVKGHGIEVATGRFQEHMDVELVNDGPITLLLDSKKQF from the coding sequence TTGAGAGCCGTTGTTCAGAGGGTTTCCCGCGCGAGTGTGACCGTGAATAATGAGATCACGGGGCAAATCGAACAGGGCTTTTTGGTTTTACTCGGAGTCGAACAGGATGATACACAGGATGATGTGATTTACCTGGCACAGAAAACTGTGGGACTCCGTGTCTTTGAAGATGATGCCGGGAAAATGAATCTGGCATTATCTGATGTTAACGCGAAAATGCTGGTCGTGAGCCAATTTACTTTACTGGGTGATTGTCGCAAAGGACGTCGCCCCAGTTTTGTGAATGCCGCCCGTCCCGAACAGGCAGATGAGCTATATCAAAGTTTTGTCGCAGAAGTGAAAGGCCATGGAATTGAAGTTGCCACAGGACGTTTTCAAGAACACATGGATGTGGAACTGGTCAATGATGGGCCAATCACCCTGCTGTTAGATAGCAAGAAACAGTTTTAA
- the thiO gene encoding glycine oxidase ThiO: MMDVNIVGGGVIGLSVAYELANQGLSVAIFDRQQLGKEASWAGAGMLPPADLKSAMTPGIQLRAASKLLWSEWSSRLKEESGIDNGFINCGGLQISFGDESAAWDDFTSEWRDSGALIEEFDQMMLQERASFLSEQVKKAFYLPEMSQVRNPRHLKALLLACANQGVQLNSGMPIIGFEMSDSKITGVRTSSEIHRAEKTVIAGGAWSSEVLGKLGINCELVPVQGQIVLLSVNRLPFRNVIECGSQYLVPRSDGKILIGSTESNVGFNKDNTAEGVGGLIQFAQSVVPSLKEATFERAWAGLRPKSVDGLPYLGFVEGYDNLLMAAGHYRDGLQLSPITARLIRQLICKQELDLPLEPFSCSRGMKV; the protein is encoded by the coding sequence ATGATGGATGTGAATATTGTTGGCGGTGGGGTGATTGGCCTTTCTGTCGCTTATGAATTAGCAAATCAAGGTCTGTCTGTTGCCATCTTTGACCGTCAGCAACTGGGAAAAGAAGCATCTTGGGCAGGGGCGGGTATGTTGCCTCCTGCGGATCTCAAGTCGGCGATGACTCCCGGTATTCAACTGCGTGCCGCCAGTAAGCTGTTATGGTCCGAATGGTCGAGCCGGTTGAAAGAGGAATCGGGCATCGACAACGGTTTCATCAATTGCGGTGGTTTGCAGATTTCATTTGGTGATGAGAGTGCCGCGTGGGATGACTTCACTTCAGAATGGCGCGACTCAGGTGCGTTGATTGAAGAATTCGATCAAATGATGTTACAGGAGCGCGCATCGTTTTTAAGCGAGCAGGTGAAGAAAGCATTTTATCTTCCTGAGATGAGCCAGGTTCGAAATCCCCGACACTTAAAGGCGCTGCTCCTGGCTTGTGCAAATCAAGGAGTTCAACTCAATTCCGGAATGCCGATCATCGGTTTTGAAATGAGTGATTCTAAAATCACAGGCGTCCGAACTTCATCAGAAATTCATCGTGCAGAGAAAACTGTGATTGCAGGGGGCGCCTGGTCTTCTGAAGTTCTTGGTAAACTTGGAATCAATTGCGAACTGGTTCCTGTCCAGGGACAGATTGTTTTGCTGTCGGTGAATCGCCTACCGTTTCGTAATGTGATCGAATGTGGTAGTCAATATCTGGTGCCTCGTAGTGATGGAAAAATTCTGATCGGCTCGACGGAAAGCAATGTCGGCTTTAATAAAGACAATACCGCCGAAGGCGTTGGCGGTTTGATTCAATTTGCGCAGTCTGTTGTTCCATCTTTGAAAGAGGCAACTTTCGAACGTGCCTGGGCTGGTTTACGACCCAAGTCTGTTGATGGGCTACCATATCTCGGATTTGTTGAAGGCTACGATAATCTGTTAATGGCTGCCGGGCATTATCGCGATGGATTACAACTTTCACCGATTACCGCCAGGCTGATCAGACAATTGATTTGTAAACAGGAACTTGATCTTCCGCTCGAACCCTTTTCCTGTTCACGTGGGATGAAAGTCTGA